TTCATTCATAAATCCATAAAATATTAACCCCATTCAAAGCCCTTTGTTTGAACTCAAGCAAAGGGCTTTTTGTTATCTCAACACTTGCCATACGTTAGTCGCTCTTGATTGCATTTCATTGTCATTCTGGTGACATCGCAATGAATAATTGATTACACCCCTAAATGTGTTGATTGTCATTAAAAATTAATTTTATCCCAATTTGTTCCTTTTTTATCAGTGATTTATGTTGTATCTGTATATTCACTTTAGGAATAAGGGGTTGATAAAAATATCTCAGACGTTATTATTTAAAACGAAATTGATTAGGGCACTAAACAATTTTGAGGTTTGTTTAGTTTGCTACTGATAAAAATCAATCACCGCTTGAGCTGACATAAGAGTGTGATTCTTGATTTGACATCACCTTTTAAAGCGAAGCGTACAAATAAAAAATAGGGCTAAGATGATTACGGCACCATGGGTTGCACAACCTAAAAAAGTGACCAGCACTCAGGACGAGTGGACATTTAGAAAACCCGAAATAAGCGATGGCAATCAGGTGAATGCCTTGATTGAATCGTGTCCTCCTTTGGATACGAACTCTGCGTACTGTAACTTTTTACAGACATCCCATTTCAGCGACACTTGTGTACTTGCTGAGCGAAATGGCGAAATTGCAGGTTTTGTTTCCGCTTATCTCAAACCCTCTAGTCACCCTAACCGCCCAGTATTGTTTATCTGGCAGGTGGCTGTTGCGGAAAATAGCC
The Vibrio gangliei genome window above contains:
- the ectA gene encoding diaminobutyrate acetyltransferase, which produces MITAPWVAQPKKVTSTQDEWTFRKPEISDGNQVNALIESCPPLDTNSAYCNFLQTSHFSDTCVLAERNGEIAGFVSAYLKPSSHPNRPVLFIWQVAVAENSRGCGLAYRMIKSLLARECIAGVAAIETTITKDNHGSWNLFRKIEREDGEEGRVSVFLDKDNHFDGEHDSEFLFHIPLAMS